In a genomic window of Arachnia rubra:
- a CDS encoding ECF transporter S component — protein sequence MTETAGKAKPQFAAGGPFAWRSVDLVTLAILGVALGVAFWGWDLLLYPAVSTVLNAAFPPLASLTLGLWVLPAVVGGFVVRRPGAALLCELVAATVEALLGNQWGLNVMVSGLLQALGAEIILAVFLWRSFRLWTAMLAGALSAVLELCGWEWWVYQGEYTMGMRLVALGCAVISCIVVAGAGGWLLVRAMAATGALNAFPAGREHLAQRG from the coding sequence ATGACTGAAACCGCCGGCAAGGCGAAACCACAGTTCGCTGCCGGAGGACCGTTCGCGTGGCGGTCCGTCGACCTGGTGACCCTCGCGATCCTCGGCGTTGCGCTAGGGGTCGCGTTCTGGGGGTGGGACCTGCTGCTGTACCCGGCGGTTTCCACGGTGTTGAACGCGGCTTTCCCACCCTTGGCCAGCCTGACCCTCGGCCTGTGGGTGCTGCCGGCTGTCGTGGGTGGATTCGTGGTCCGCCGCCCTGGGGCGGCACTGTTGTGCGAACTCGTGGCCGCCACCGTCGAGGCGCTCCTGGGGAATCAGTGGGGACTCAATGTGATGGTCTCGGGACTGCTGCAGGCCCTCGGGGCCGAGATCATCCTCGCGGTGTTCCTCTGGCGGAGTTTCCGCCTCTGGACCGCAATGCTGGCTGGTGCTCTCTCAGCCGTCCTGGAGCTGTGTGGTTGGGAATGGTGGGTCTACCAGGGGGAATACACCATGGGAATGAGGCTTGTAGCCCTCGGATGTGCCGTGATCTCCTGCATCGTGGTGGCTGGTGCCGGGGGCTGGCTGCTGGTGAGGGCGATGGCCGCCACCGGGGCGCTGAATGCCTTCCCGGCTGGCCGGGAGCATCTGGCTCAGCGTGGCTGA
- a CDS encoding DUF6049 family protein produces the protein MLRTLLIAIRNANMTAPDRAAATSTSRSGDPAYYDGPVMRRLMTWVLLLAAVITGVVASPARAEGSVDVNISSVSPQLLDLSHPDQTITISGTVRNNTDHSLSKASVHFWRSTAPITEHDDLQQTLTSEPTQPLGRRLVGANNYQDLGELAPGASMRFTVSATVQDLNLPKADSAYLLGVHLRADAPDGNHLTAGRGRVLAIASKKPLPVSNVVKLAAQPTLLDGSDFQNDSLESQLVGELSELLAAAEKPGAYTLLDPSLLVEVRALAEEHTVAGTRTPPSQNAQDFLNRLNTLISAGRVMRLPFGNPDLARLHATGDLSSFETALSWSETALKTAELGAIADAPLVADLGDNDSQDLALTLALHGFKKVFGNNFTSSGMISTTDHSVKAHALRVSSLVLPGIGPGNTLTEAQIAGRRLAEGLLDGSPTIHLVRSAADIDRAALLEGAETAATLPEPREQARYADTTTRATPWPKLRSQIQGMFDSSQLLEEVTGTDRKALNAAIAARSFSSGFNSEAEAMAFVSATPSEKLDATKVRLSVSSQFVMGSEKNEFPVTITNPLPVKVTVKVNFTSNSPKRIWVESSELVTLEPGEQRTVNVTLHSAANGVVMVRAQLATQEGTRFGPEAPVEITATGLGRVGWIIIIVSGAVVVGGTFLRIRAVQRERARESREQ, from the coding sequence GTGCTGCGAACATTACTCATCGCCATCCGCAACGCCAACATGACCGCACCGGATCGAGCGGCGGCCACCAGCACCTCCCGGTCCGGTGATCCCGCCTACTACGATGGTCCGGTGATGAGACGGCTGATGACGTGGGTGCTGCTCCTGGCAGCGGTCATCACTGGCGTTGTCGCCTCCCCTGCCCGGGCGGAGGGCAGCGTCGATGTGAACATCAGTTCCGTCTCCCCGCAGCTGCTGGACCTGTCCCACCCGGACCAGACCATCACCATCAGCGGCACGGTGCGCAACAACACTGACCATTCCCTCAGCAAGGCCAGCGTCCATTTCTGGCGCTCCACCGCCCCCATCACGGAACACGACGACCTCCAGCAGACGCTCACCTCCGAGCCCACGCAGCCACTCGGCAGAAGGCTCGTGGGGGCCAACAACTACCAGGACCTGGGAGAGCTCGCGCCCGGAGCCTCGATGAGGTTCACGGTGAGCGCGACCGTGCAGGACCTGAACCTGCCCAAGGCTGACAGCGCCTATCTGCTGGGGGTCCATCTGCGGGCCGACGCCCCTGACGGGAACCATCTCACGGCGGGACGGGGCCGCGTGCTGGCCATCGCATCCAAGAAACCACTGCCGGTGTCGAATGTCGTCAAGCTCGCTGCCCAGCCGACCCTACTGGACGGCAGCGACTTCCAGAACGACTCCCTGGAGTCCCAGCTGGTCGGTGAGCTCTCCGAGCTCCTGGCCGCAGCCGAGAAGCCAGGCGCGTACACCCTCCTGGACCCGTCGCTGCTGGTGGAGGTCCGGGCCCTGGCCGAGGAACACACCGTGGCCGGAACCCGCACCCCGCCCAGCCAGAACGCACAGGATTTCTTGAATCGGCTCAACACCCTGATCAGTGCGGGACGGGTGATGCGGCTGCCCTTCGGGAATCCCGACCTGGCGCGGCTCCACGCGACCGGGGACCTCAGCAGTTTCGAGACCGCACTCAGCTGGTCGGAGACCGCCCTGAAAACCGCTGAGCTCGGGGCCATAGCCGATGCTCCGCTTGTCGCGGACCTGGGGGACAACGACAGCCAGGACCTGGCGCTGACCCTCGCGCTCCACGGCTTCAAGAAGGTGTTCGGGAACAATTTCACCTCCAGCGGGATGATCAGCACCACGGACCACAGCGTCAAAGCCCACGCCCTGCGCGTGTCCTCCCTGGTGCTTCCCGGCATCGGCCCCGGCAACACCCTCACCGAGGCCCAGATCGCCGGCCGCCGCCTGGCGGAGGGACTGCTCGATGGCTCGCCGACGATCCATCTGGTGCGTTCCGCGGCGGACATCGACCGCGCCGCCCTGCTGGAGGGGGCCGAGACCGCCGCCACCCTCCCCGAACCCCGAGAGCAGGCGCGCTATGCGGACACCACCACGCGGGCAACCCCATGGCCCAAGCTGCGATCCCAGATACAGGGGATGTTCGACTCATCCCAGCTCCTGGAGGAGGTCACTGGTACCGATCGCAAAGCCCTGAACGCGGCAATCGCGGCGCGCTCCTTCAGCAGCGGCTTCAATTCCGAGGCGGAGGCGATGGCGTTCGTCAGCGCCACCCCCAGCGAGAAACTGGATGCCACAAAGGTCAGGCTGAGCGTCTCCAGCCAGTTCGTGATGGGATCCGAGAAGAACGAATTCCCCGTCACGATCACCAATCCGTTACCCGTCAAAGTGACGGTGAAGGTGAATTTCACCAGCAACTCCCCCAAACGTATCTGGGTCGAATCATCGGAGCTGGTGACCCTGGAGCCGGGCGAGCAGCGGACGGTGAACGTCACCCTCCACAGCGCCGCGAACGGTGTGGTGATGGTGCGGGCCCAGCTGGCGACGCAGGAGGGGACCCGCTTCGGACCGGAGGCGCCGGTGGAGATCACGGCGACCGGCCTGGGGCGCGTCGGCTGGATCATCATCATCGTCTCGGGTGCAGTAGTGGTGGGAGGCACATTCCTGCGTATCAGGGCGGTGCAACGGGAACGAGCCAGGGAGAGTCGTGAGCAGTAA